The window TATCTCCCACATTTTCAAAGTACACCTGATTGCCTTCAGGAGAATAAATGTATCCCCCTTCTGTCAGCTCTTCTTCCTTATCTTCATTTTTCACCTTTACCCTTCCTTCCAGAATGTAGAGGAATACCTCGATCCCATCTCCTCCAAATCCCTTTGGATGGCCTCCGCCCTGCTCCATTGTCACCAGATAATCTACGAAGGAAGCTCCCAGCTTAGGGGAAGCTAAAATGGTCACTGCGCATTTCTCAAATCCCGGTATCACGTTTTTCACCAGTCCATCCGGCTCAATTAATGCAAAATTTCCTCTCTTTACGATGGAACGGGTTGATAAAATATCATCCCGGTATCCTGTTATCTGATTGATATAGCTCATGTTTTTTTCTCCTTTATCTTGTAATTATTTTGCCTTACTGAAAAATGTCCTTGCATTAAATATCAGGAATAGTATGGTTCCCAGAATAAGAAGCAATGCTCCGATATAAAATCCTGCGGTGCCTGATCCTGTTTTATCAATAATAAATCCTGTTACCGCCGGTGCGATAATGGATGAGGACATTCCGAAAAAGTTAAACAGCCCCAGGGTGGTTGCCATGTTCTTTTTGTTGGCTCTGTCTGACACATAAGAGATCAGAACCGGATCAACAGCCATCTTGCCCAGGAACCCATAAAGCAGCAAAATGACGGTTAAGGATAATGCATTTGGCATTGACATGGATAAGGCCACCAGCACGAAGGCGGACAGTTCCAGGCCAATGATGATCAGCGCCTTTTTCCCTCTGAACTTATCGGATAAGCCTGCAAAAAACAGCGCTCCAGGTACTGCTGTAACAGATATCATGGAAACCACCAGGCCAATCATTCCGCCGGTGATCCCTCTTTCTGACTCCAGGAATTTAGGAAGCCAGGTCACAATGAGATAATAGGCGTAGCAGGTGGAAAAATACAATATGTAGCAGGAAATCATGTTAAGAGAAAGTAAGGAAGCCTTTTTCTCGGTTCCGGAATCCACCTCTTCTGCCTTTTTGCTGTCTGTTCTTTGAACTGCATGGTGTCTTCCTCTGTCCTTGATTGCAATGGCAAACCAGATAACCAAAAGCACGATTAAGCTAGCTGATATGGTCACCATTGTCTGCCAGGGCAGATGCAAGGTCTTAACAATAAAGCTGGAACCTGTCATTCCAAGGATCAGGCCCAGTGCAGAACCGCTGTTGACGATGGCCGTGGAGATACCCTTTTTCTCAGGCGGCACGTGTTCCGCAGTTAAGGAAAACGCAGCTCCATAATAAGTTCCGCAGCCGATACCGGCGCAAACGCTGCCTATGTAAATCGTATGAAGGGACTTTGACATGGCAATGCTGAAGGCTCCTAACGCAAAGAGGAGAAATCCCGGTATGAGAACCTTTTTCTGTCCGAATCTGTCAACTAAGAACCCGGATGGAATCTGCAACGACGTATATCCAAAGAAATAACAGCTTGCAATAAGCCCCATAGCCGTATTGGAATGCTGTCCCACCGTCCCCTGTATCTCCGTATAGATGGGCGACAGCATGGAACGGTAGATCCAGATGACCACCCAGCCCAAGCAGAAAGTAAATACGATTGTTTTCCAATAATCCTTTGGCAATTGTTTTGTTAAACTTTGATCTCCCATAATGCCCCTCACTTTTCCTATTGATATGATAATTCATATAGAGATGACTTTAAAGCTTCTATTCCCTGTTTCAAATCCGGCAGCTCCGTCCGTTCCGCCGGATTATGGCTGATCCCTTTCATGCTTGGGACAAAGAGCATTCCGGCAGGAATCCTGGGCGCTATGATCTGAGAATCATGGCCCGCACCGCTGTGCATCATCCGGTAATTCAGTCCATTTTCCCTGCAGACCTTCTCAATGAGCCGGATCATTTCGTCATTCATGGGAACAGGCTGCTCATCCATCCATAAGTCGATATTTATTTCCACCCCATGCTTTTCTGCGATCTGCTTCATGTTCTCTTCCAGCTCAGTCGTAATGCTTATTAAAAGTGCCTGATCCGTATGGCGGCAGTCCATGGTAAACAGAGCTTCCCCGGGAACTACATTCACCGTATTTGGTTTGACTTCAATTTTTCCAAAGGTCAATACCAGCGGATCACCTATTGCTCTCGCTTTAATTAAGGAATTGTAGACGATCTCTGAAAATACCTGGATTACGTCTTTCCTGTATTTCATGAGAGTCGTACCGGCATGATTGGCCTCACCCTTTAAGGTGATGTTATATCTTCTCTGCCCTACGATGCCGGTGATCACTCCTACGGATTTTCCTTCCATCTCAAGAGTATTCCCCTGCTCAATGTGAAGCTCTATAAATGCCTTTACATCATCCATGGAACCGCCGGAATCTTTTTTAAAGTCAAATCCGCACTCATGCATGGCATCTGCAAATCTGATTCCTTGTGAATCTGTGAGATTTTCAACTTCTTCCTTCTTAGCCAGTCCAAACAGGTTCTTGCTCCCCCAGAAAACATATGGAAATCTGCTTCCCTCCTCTTCTGCCATGGAAATGACCTCCAGATTCCTTTTCGGCCTTCCATAGGTTTCCAGCAGGTTTTTTACAGCTAAGTATCCTCCGAAAATTCCAAGCTGGCCGTCTAAATTCCCTCCGTTCACTACCGTATCCACATGGGAACCGGTGGCAATGGTTCCGGATTCCGGCTCCGTTCCAATGATCCTTCCATATAAATTCCCCACTTCATCAAATCTGGTTTCCATGCCTATTTGCTCAAATTTCTCCTTTAAAGCCAGCTGTACCTCAAGCCAGCTCTTGGAATAAAGGAGCCTGGTCATCCCTCCTGTCTGGTTTTTTCCATAAGAGGACATCCAGTCCAGCATTTCCTTGATCTCATTGACGGAAATATCCATTTTGCTACCTCCTGAATCTTTTTTCTATCGATTCGAATCCATGGTTTTATTTTATAGAAATTTTTATTACAATACATCAGCCAAACCAGATAATCTGATTTTTAATTTTTGTATGTTTAGCACAATGATTTTTGTGTTATTAGGCATTTAATTAACGATGTTGTTAATTATTTTTCAATTCCATGGGTTGACTCTGTGATTTTACATGCTTTTTTGGAGGGTGCTGTGGAATTTTGGAGTGTTATATTATAGTAATGGCCGGGAATATCATCTGATACATGATGGAGTTACCGCATAAGATGGGGGGGAGGAACGGATTGGACAAAGTCTTTCGGATTTCAAACGAAAAGGACGCTCATTTCTGAACGTCCGGTTACGAGAAAAAGAACATCAATTTCATGGCATGGCATATCCAATATTTTTTAATTTCTTTTCAGCTGATTCAAAAGGCAGTTAAAGGACTTTCACACGGTCTTTATAGGAGTCTTCATGTTCCGTCTATGATAAGGCTCCTCTATTCATATCGTTATTTCTGTACTTATTGACAAAAGGATTTTCTAATGGTAACCTTTATGCATTGCATATATAAGGGTATATATTACATAACAAATTTTTAAACTTATTCACAGATGAATTTCCCTGCCGCAATGAATAATTTGAAAGGATTTTAAGAGTAAAATGAATGCTACAAGAGATCTGATCAACGGCAATGAAACAAAGGCCATGATAAACTTCGCCATCCCCATGATCATCGGCAATATATTTCAGCAATTATATAATGTTGCCGATACGGTTATTGTGGGAAAGTTCATCGGCTCCAATGCTCTTGCTGCGGTAGGCAGTTCGTTTTCCGTTATGGTTTTATTAACTTCCATCATCATTGGATTCTGCATGGGCAGCAGCGTGGTATTTTCTTTGATTTTTGGCGCAAACGAAATAGACAAGCTGAAAAATTATTTCTTCACTGCTTTTATTTTTATTGGAATCGTTACAATAATCATCAATCTATGCTCTATCATTTTTATTGATAAAATTTTAACCTTGATCAATATTCCCCAGGAGGTTTTAGAGGACTCAAGGACTTATTTGGAGATCATTTTTTATGGAATCAGCTTTACCTATATTTACAATTACTTTAGTGCTGCCATGAGGAGTATCGGCAATTCCGTGGTGCCGCTTGTTTTTCTTATCTTATCTGCTGTTATTAATATCGTATTGGATATCATATTTGTTGTTCCCCTTCAGATGGGGATCGCCGGCGCAGCCTATGCCACAATCATTGCACAAGGCTTTTCAGGTATTGGTATTGCTGTTTTTTGTATACTGCGAGTTCCTCTAATCCGCCTTAAACGGAAACATTTGTATTTAAATAAAAGTGTTGTAAAGAGAATTTCTAATTTCTCCATACTCTCCAGCATCCAGTATTCGGTTATGAATTTCGGAATATTAATGATACAGAGTCTGGTAAACAGCTTTGGTGTGTCTGCAATGGCGGCCTTTGCAGCAGTTGTTAAAATAGAAAGCTTTGCTTATATGCCTGTGCAGGATTTCGGCAATGCATTTTCTACTTTTATTGCTCAAAATATAGGGGCTGGAAAACAAAAGCGTATTTACACAGGAATACGCTCTGCAGTGAAAATAATAACCATTTACTGTGCTTTGATCTCCGTTCTTATATTGGTGTTTGCAAAGCCTCTGATGTACATTTTTATTAATAAAAATGAAACAGAGATATTGGGGATTGGAGTACAATATCTTTTCATTGTAGCCGGTTTTTATTGCCTGATCGGGTATTTATTTATGTTTTACGGACTGTTCCGGGGAATTGGAAAGCCAGGAGTGTCCATCATACTTACTGTTGTAAGCCTTGGCATCAGGGTTATCCTGGCTTATGCCCTCTCCTCTGTGAGCCGGATCGGAATTGTCGGGATATGGTGGGCGATTCCTATTGGTTGGGCGGTTGCAGATGTGATTGGTGCTATTTTAATCAGGCATTATTATGTAAACAATGGTTGATTAGATGAAAGAAGTATCCTAAGATTTTTGGGAGTATTATGATCTGATGAACAACCGTTCTGCTTATGTGAATAAGCTGCAGGGAGAACTGTGCATGGTATTACCCCAGATCTTAGGCATCTTTTCAAAAGTTAACACCAATACTGCTATGACTATTCTGGAAGCCTATACTTCTCCAGATGCCTTTCTTGCCGCCTCCAGAGATGACATCATTGCTTCCATGCGCTCGACTGCACGTTTTGGGGCTTTTTATCTCTCTGATAAATGTGACGCCATTATAAACGCTTCCAAATTCACAAAAGTATTTGGCCATTCTGTCAGCAGCAACTTTAAGCGGATCAAAATCTATATCCGTTTTATCCGCCAGTATAATGCAGAAATCTCTTCTATTCTGGAAGATATTCATTCCCTTGTGAGTACGAATCAAGGTACCAGGGATTACTACTTCAAAAAGGTGAATCAAAAAGAAAATGGTAGCTGTCGGAGCAGTTATACATAAAATTTGTAACATCATCTTTACAAGTCCTTCGTGATAAAAAACCTTTTGAAATCATCACGCCAGAACAGCATCAAAAAAATCAATTAAAAGCGAGATGCGACATCGCAGCGGCTCCTCAACTTGGGTTTAGTTATTGTTCTTTCTTTTATGTTTATCTGCATTGCTGCTTTCACTTTTTTATATCTTCTAATACAACATCTAATTCATCCCAATCGAATGTGTACCAGAAGACATATTATCATCAATGCAAACTCAAGAATCATTAAGTAATAACTACTATCGCAGCAATCAAATTATCAAGGAATCAAGCTGGTCTACACCATTTTTCCATGCCAAATGAATTTTATTAGATACAAATAACGATAGTTTTAATTTTGAATCAATTTCTAGTTTGCAAATAGCTTGAATTTTCATATCTTTCATTATCCACTTACATGAATAGGTTTTTCTCACCACACCTCCATAAAATGCTGCCATTTCTAAAAAAAGCTCTCGACAATCCTCAAATGGTTCTGCCTGCTTCTCTGACACCATATCTTTCATTAGCTTTACCGCATCTTCTATTGTGATACAATCCATATTAATCTGCTGATCTGTCATATATTTTTGAGTTAAAGATTCATGCTCTTCAAATAGCTTATAGTCATCTTCCTGTCGAAAATAATCACTTCGTTTTGGCTCTGCTATTTCCTTTAAGAACTCTAAACCATACTGTTTAAGAATATTTGCATAAGTTTCAATCACTTGTTTAAATTCTTCATCTGTGGAGAATATAAGTCCGTCATTTGTATACCCTGGAGCAAATTGGTTTAAACCATAGGTATAAATTCCTCCCGAAAAACAGTTAATATCCATATATATTTTTTTTTCAAATCTACTAGTCCAAAACGTAACTGTTTGTCTTGCAATCTCCCCCTTACTATTTTTAAACTCCTTTATAAACCCCCAGTTCTTTATCTCTTTATCAAAAACAAAGTCCTCTGGTTCTAATACTTTTCCAATGATTTCTTTAATTATCTTTCCTTTTTGCACAATAATCCTCCTTTAAAATGGGCAAGCCAACACAGGAACTCCTGTAGAGAATGTTACTCCAGCCTTAACTAACCACCAGATTCCATATGCCACACCACCAATAATTGCCGCTACAGCTACATCTTCTCCTCTGACATCAGGAAATTGTATCACATTATTTTTTCGGATCAATTAAATTAATAGGAGTTTTAATTCATTATAGAAATCAGATTATTAAGGAATCCAGTCTGTCCACACCCTTTTTCCATGCCAAATGAATGTCATTAGTGACAAATAATGATATTTTTCCAGTAATGACAAGCCATGATGGGGCTTGTTTAGAATCAATTTCTAGTGTACAAACTTAGACATGGCTTGAGAAGTACCATCGACTTAGCTCACTATCCGCAATTCCTACTGGCAACCCTTTTTTATCAGCCCATTATACGCTCGTGTTGCCCCTGTGTGCCCTTGACATAACACCCGGTAAGTTGACCATTATCATACTAAAACCCAAATGTGGGTCAATTTGGAAAGCCTCCTGCCAACAATCTTGCTGATACGGTTTCCTCCAAAGGCTGATAAATTGCTGTATCACAAATCATACACAAAACCTATCCGAATACAAACTTCAGTCTATATTTATCTGGTCGAAAATAAAGCAGGATAAAGGAAGGTACCCTAAATGGGCCCCTTCCGCTCACAAACACCCGCAGTGCGGGCGTTTTCGAAGCTGGTGTACGGTGCTGTAAATCATCTTTTGTACTGTCAAGGGTGCTGTAGCCACCAATAAACCACGCTATTAAGGTGTTTCTAAGGTGCTCTTGAACATCCACCTATTATATATATCGTTCATTTCTGCTGTTTTTGAGACTTATTATTAGTGATTTCTGGTATCGACGTACTACAATAATTTGGGTATCGTATATTCTCAAAGGAGGGAAACATTATGACCGAGCAGGAATTACTCGATATATTTATTCAAGAACGTATCAATATGCCAAATGATATCTTCCACCAAAAACAGTCTGATCAATCCCAGAAGGAATATGAGCAAATTATACACACTGAAATCTTCATTGAACATTTGCCATGCAAAGAAAAAGCATTAATTGAAAATTACATGGACCCTTTCATACGCCTATACTCGTCTTAGAAGAAAGTTTTCTATACCAGTATGGATTTATTGATGCTATTAGGTTTGTAAATTTTTTTATAAACTATAATTTTTATAAAAATAACGACTATATGTTCTCTATACTTCCAAACTAATATAAATACTCAATTTGATAGTATAGAGAGTTTTACAAACAAAACAAAACTTTTAGAACTTCCTTGTTCTATCACTTTAATAATTCATAAACATCATCATACACTAATGCATTAGGCATATTTTCTGCATAATCAATTATTTTTTTGAGTAATGATTTATCCACTATTGTTTCCAAATATTTCTTTTCTAAATAAGCCTCTACTAATCTAGTTATATGCCCTTTTCCTATTTCTTTTCCTCTTAGTAATATAAAATCGGCATTTATTACTAATGACAAAAGACTGATTTCTCCACTTATTGTCGTAATTTTAACACAAGTTTCAGTATCTAAAGGAATATCTTCACCATCTACAGTTTCAATTTGACAAATATGGGCATTTCCATCTATATTTAATGAACATCTTACACCAGACATTATTGATGGTCCTGACACATATTTACAATATAAGATCACGTTTGCTTCAAAAATCAGCATCACTATAACTCCTTTTAATAAACATGTTCAATATTAATTATGCTCCTGTTAAATATATCCAACATATCTGGTTCAACAGTTACTGCACCAGACTTTAAAATTCCCACATCTAATGGCATGTGATTTAATTGGTTATAGATATTTTGGGGTATTGTCACTTCGACAATTGCGGCAGTATCTCTCATTATAGGTTGATTAGCTAAATCCAATATTTCATCAAAATTATTACCAAATTGCTTAGCTTCATATGAACGTCCATCTGGTCTACCCCTAAATCCTTCATAATCAAATATATCATCAAATTCCTCAGGTCCAACCGCTCGATATACTTTTACTGGTTCTGCTTCACTTAATCCAGATTGCCCCGAACCCTCAGGTGGAGTACTGAGATATCCGACGAACGGTGAAAATCTTTATTCAATTAAAAAAATTATAGCACGTCTTTGTGCTGTTTTTAAATAGAAAAATTACTATTCTTTTTCTGGCAGTGGTTCCCGGTATTCTGTCTTATTTTTCATAATTCCGTACACTATGTTCACCAATCGGCGCATGATGCAGACCAGTGCCTGAGACTTTGTCTTACCTTCACCGATTTTCCGCATATAATAGTCATAAAATACCGGATGATTGGGTGCTCCGTTCTTTGGTCTGGACACCATGGTTACCGCCAGGAAATAAAACAGTCCATGCAACTGGCGGTTTCCCTGTCTGGAGCTTTGCTCCTTGCCTTTTCCAGCGGAACTGAACTTTACATGAGCCACTCCTGCGAATCTTGCCAGCTTATCAGCATTGGAAAATCTTCGGATATCTCCGATTTCTGCAATCAGCTTACTGGCAATAGAAGTTCCTATTCCCGGCATACTGGTCAGTTTGTAATCAAAACTAAGCAGGATTTTCTCGATTTCTTTATCAAGCCCTGCCAATTCTTCTTTCTGATGTTCCAAGTCTCTTACCAGACTTGTTGTGATAAAGTCTCTGGATTCCTGATATTCCCGAAAGGTATTTCCATCATTCTGAACACAATCCAGAATCAACTCTGCTTTATCTTTTTTGGTAATACGAGATATTTCTTTAAATTCCATTGTTAGTTCTTCTGCTGTTTTTTCCTGCAAATGGACAGGGGACGGGTAGGTCTTCCAGAAATACATCGCACATTTCCCGTCTATCTCGCTGAAAAATTTACTGTAACTGGGATATGCCATGGATATCTGCTCATGGAGTCCATTTTTAAAACGGATACCATCTTTCACCAATAAATCTCTTCGATTCACCAGTTGAGCCAGTGTCCATTCGTTATCTTTCGGCTTTGCATCCGGCAAAGTATGTAACTGATTAATCAGAACCGTTGCCACACAATACGCATCATACTCATCATTTTTTCGGTACATGGGTGCACTTTTTCTCTGGTCATAAGCCAGGGCAGGATTGATGTCTTTTACAATGTAACCATTTTCAATGAGCCAAACAGCTAAGCTTCTTCCATAACCGTAAGCATTCTCTAGCCCATAAATGGGATTTAATCCAAGAATACTGGATTTTCTGTTCACCTTTTCTGCCAGCTTTTTAAATTCACTGGGCTTGTTTTCTATCACAACAACCTCTAACTTTTCATTCCAGCAGTTTACCATCACTGCGGTATGTGTTTCCTTATGCAGGTCAATCCCTACATAAAGCAAATTTTCTCTTTTCTGCAATTTGCCCCCTCCTACTTGTTTCCAACCAATCAGTCCCCGTACCGGCAACCTCAGATGACAGCGTTAACTCATATTGAGTCCACAAGGGTTCGACAGCCTATCTACAACAAACCAATGGGTGAAAGGACAAGTTATCTCTTTTATTGGTTGTTCATGTTAACTCTCTATCGATTTGATTGCAAGTCATTTCTGGATTTATTTTCAGGAGAAGAAATGGCAGAAAAAAGAACGGAAAAGGGAGCTACAGAAAGGCAATTTATACCCCCTGTAACCCCCGGCAGCCCCATTTTACCATAGAACCGATTTCCTGTAAATTCCATGGTTCACCATGAACCATGTGGGTGGGTAGATATCACAAACCAATGGCAACGCAGATTTGATGTCCCATTCCCTGTTAGCCCTGTGTCGCAAAATATCGCCCCTGTGTGACCTTTAAAACCGATGGTAGAAATATATGCCATTCAAGCCTTACTAAGCCTTGTTGGGCATATTTGAAAAGAATTGCGTTTTCCTTTTTATCTGATAAATGTTTGTATTACCGCTACCTACTGTTCATCTTCCTGTTACTTTATCAGAAGAATGTCGCATATATGCCAGCTTCCGCAATGCACCAGGTCGCACATCTGCAACCACTTTTATAATCTGGTAATGGATAATCTCAGCCAATTTCTTGCCCCAAAACAGAGGTGAACCATGGGGTCGAAAATGATGCAGGTTAAAGAGCCGGGGTCAAAAGACTTCCCCGACTCGGATTACATCAGCCCGCAATGCGGACTGAAAGGACTTTTTCACCGGGGTCTTATTTCTGTTATTGAGGTCGTTGCCGGGGTCGCACTTGCAGGGAATGCCATTTATGCGAAAGAGTTCCGGAGTTATGATTAACTCCTATAAAACCTTACCCAGTGAATTCACTTGATCTGTTTACCCAATTTACAATATCAACTTTTAGTGATTTTTGATATCGACTTTCTGAAACCCTTACGATAATGTATGGTGTCAAAGGAGGTATGAAATATGACTGAAAAAGAATTAATGGACATGTTTATTCAGGAGCGTATCAACATGTTAATTGATACATTCCGTAAAAATCAGACCGGCAATTCAAAGAAGAAAGATAATCAAATTCTCCAAGCAGAATTATTCATTAATAACCTGCCTAACATGGAGAGAATCCTGGTACAAAATTACATTGATCAATTTTCAGATTATCTTGCATTGGAAGGTAAGCGCTTAATAAAAGAGTGCCTTTAAAATTAAAAACAGGATCAGTTATAATAACCAACCCTGAGCCTTACCTCTTACATTCACTTTGTACATCCGCTGACCACGGCATCAGATCATCAAGTAATTCTGGATGGTTTCGCCAATCAGTGTCAGGCATGTAAAGTAATAAATACTCTAAGTAGGTATATACATTAAGACCATTTGCTTTTGCGGTCTCGACGATACTGTATACAGCAGCAGACGCATTCGCTCCTTTTGGAGTGTCTGCGAACAGCCAGTTTTTTCGCCCCACGGTAAATGGACGAATGGCATTTTCAGCTGCATTGTTTGAAATGGAACATCTCCCATCAAGAAGATAATTCTCCATGTTAGGTTTCTGGTTCTTTGCATAGACAACTGCCTTTCCAAGGGCAGATCCCTTGAGATAATTAAGGTTATCAAGCCAACACCAAAAGGCCTCAAGAACTGGTTTTTCTAGTTCAAGACGCTTGCTTAATCGTTCTTCTGTGGTAAGATCTTTTAATCCTTCTTCGATTTTAAAAAGCTGATTGCAGTAATCCCTTCCGATTTCAGCCTGAGTCAATGAAGCCCCCTCGGCTTTCTTTGTAGAGATGGCTTCTACAAATTTTCTTCGTAGGTGAGCCCAACAGCCGCAACGGGTTATTCCGGAAAGTTTGTTGTATCCGGAGTATCCATCTGAATGGACATACCCTTTGAAGTTCTTCAGGAAGTTTACTGCATTGTCCCCGTTTCGGGAAGGCTGGTAATCGTAAAGAACAATTGGTTCTTTTCCATCATTACCGGTACAGTATAACCACATGTAAGATTTCGTCTGTGGTTTCTTACCCTCCTCCTTAAGGACTTGGACAGGCGTTTCATCGCAATGGATAACATCGCGTTCCAACAGCTTTTGCTGAAGGTGGTCGATGATTGGTTTAAAATAGTCATCCGAGCATCGAATAATCCAGTTAGCCATAGTTGCTCTGCTTAGAGCAATCCCCAGCTGTTCCCAATCCTTTTCCTGTCGGTAAAGAGGGATGCTATTGACATACTTTTGGTACATGACATTTGCCACGGAACTCGCAGATGCAAGGGAATGATTCATAAGTGATGTTGGAGTTTCTGCCTTCACAATATATGGATGCTCAGAGCGCTTACATTTCGAACATTCATAAACAGTCTGTATGTACCTGACGATCCGAAGTTTTGCCGGAATGTATTCCAGCTCTTCACGCAGAACCTGTGTACCAAGTACTTTTAATAGTGTACCACACTGATCACAGAACTGCTCATCTTCTGGTAGTGTACACGGAACTTCTCTTATAGGAAGATCTTTGATCAGTTCTTCGCGTTTGGTTTTTGTATTTTTACGTTTATAACCTTTGACGTCCTTTACTATAGGCTCAGGAAGAGAAGCATCTGCTTCCATTTCAGCTTCGTTGAATAAAGAAAGCTGACCATCGATTTCTTCCTTTGGAGTTTTTTCACTGGAAGAACCAAACTTCTCTTTACGGAGAAACAGGACTATTTCATTTAAGTTGCTTATCTGATTCTGTAGGTCTTGTATTGTGTTTTCGAGGTGCATGATATAAGCCTCTTTATTGTCCATTATAGTTTCATCCCTATATTTTTGATACAATAATTATACCACAAAAGTAGCTAAAAAGCCAGTAAATACAGGCTTTTCTGGCACTGGAAGCTAACAGAACGAAGCCGGTTTAGCTGGCAGAATAACCGTTTTCTGTTCCAGTTCAAGACCTTCCATCAGCCAGCGGAACTGTTGCCATGTGATAGGCTTTACGTCTTCCTCCGAGCGCGGCCAGCGGAAGCTTCCATTCTCCAGGCGCTTGTATAAAAGGCAGAATCCATCTCCTTCC of the Lacrimispora indolis DSM 755 genome contains:
- the allC gene encoding allantoate deiminase — its product is MDISVNEIKEMLDWMSSYGKNQTGGMTRLLYSKSWLEVQLALKEKFEQIGMETRFDEVGNLYGRIIGTEPESGTIATGSHVDTVVNGGNLDGQLGIFGGYLAVKNLLETYGRPKRNLEVISMAEEEGSRFPYVFWGSKNLFGLAKKEEVENLTDSQGIRFADAMHECGFDFKKDSGGSMDDVKAFIELHIEQGNTLEMEGKSVGVITGIVGQRRYNITLKGEANHAGTTLMKYRKDVIQVFSEIVYNSLIKARAIGDPLVLTFGKIEVKPNTVNVVPGEALFTMDCRHTDQALLISITTELEENMKQIAEKHGVEINIDLWMDEQPVPMNDEMIRLIEKVCRENGLNYRMMHSGAGHDSQIIAPRIPAGMLFVPSMKGISHNPAERTELPDLKQGIEALKSSLYELSYQ
- a CDS encoding IS110 family transposase, giving the protein MQKRENLLYVGIDLHKETHTAVMVNCWNEKLEVVVIENKPSEFKKLAEKVNRKSSILGLNPIYGLENAYGYGRSLAVWLIENGYIVKDINPALAYDQRKSAPMYRKNDEYDAYCVATVLINQLHTLPDAKPKDNEWTLAQLVNRRDLLVKDGIRFKNGLHEQISMAYPSYSKFFSEIDGKCAMYFWKTYPSPVHLQEKTAEELTMEFKEISRITKKDKAELILDCVQNDGNTFREYQESRDFITTSLVRDLEHQKEELAGLDKEIEKILLSFDYKLTSMPGIGTSIASKLIAEIGDIRRFSNADKLARFAGVAHVKFSSAGKGKEQSSRQGNRQLHGLFYFLAVTMVSRPKNGAPNHPVFYDYYMRKIGEGKTKSQALVCIMRRLVNIVYGIMKNKTEYREPLPEKE
- a CDS encoding MFS transporter, whose translation is MGDQSLTKQLPKDYWKTIVFTFCLGWVVIWIYRSMLSPIYTEIQGTVGQHSNTAMGLIASCYFFGYTSLQIPSGFLVDRFGQKKVLIPGFLLFALGAFSIAMSKSLHTIYIGSVCAGIGCGTYYGAAFSLTAEHVPPEKKGISTAIVNSGSALGLILGMTGSSFIVKTLHLPWQTMVTISASLIVLLVIWFAIAIKDRGRHHAVQRTDSKKAEEVDSGTEKKASLLSLNMISCYILYFSTCYAYYLIVTWLPKFLESERGITGGMIGLVVSMISVTAVPGALFFAGLSDKFRGKKALIIIGLELSAFVLVALSMSMPNALSLTVILLLYGFLGKMAVDPVLISYVSDRANKKNMATTLGLFNFFGMSSSIIAPAVTGFIIDKTGSGTAGFYIGALLLILGTILFLIFNARTFFSKAK
- a CDS encoding MATE family efflux transporter, whose product is MNATRDLINGNETKAMINFAIPMIIGNIFQQLYNVADTVIVGKFIGSNALAAVGSSFSVMVLLTSIIIGFCMGSSVVFSLIFGANEIDKLKNYFFTAFIFIGIVTIIINLCSIIFIDKILTLINIPQEVLEDSRTYLEIIFYGISFTYIYNYFSAAMRSIGNSVVPLVFLILSAVINIVLDIIFVVPLQMGIAGAAYATIIAQGFSGIGIAVFCILRVPLIRLKRKHLYLNKSVVKRISNFSILSSIQYSVMNFGILMIQSLVNSFGVSAMAAFAAVVKIESFAYMPVQDFGNAFSTFIAQNIGAGKQKRIYTGIRSAVKIITIYCALISVLILVFAKPLMYIFINKNETEILGIGVQYLFIVAGFYCLIGYLFMFYGLFRGIGKPGVSIILTVVSLGIRVILAYALSSVSRIGIVGIWWAIPIGWAVADVIGAILIRHYYVNNG
- the tnpC gene encoding IS66 family transposase, which codes for MDNKEAYIMHLENTIQDLQNQISNLNEIVLFLRKEKFGSSSEKTPKEEIDGQLSLFNEAEMEADASLPEPIVKDVKGYKRKNTKTKREELIKDLPIREVPCTLPEDEQFCDQCGTLLKVLGTQVLREELEYIPAKLRIVRYIQTVYECSKCKRSEHPYIVKAETPTSLMNHSLASASSVANVMYQKYVNSIPLYRQEKDWEQLGIALSRATMANWIIRCSDDYFKPIIDHLQQKLLERDVIHCDETPVQVLKEEGKKPQTKSYMWLYCTGNDGKEPIVLYDYQPSRNGDNAVNFLKNFKGYVHSDGYSGYNKLSGITRCGCWAHLRRKFVEAISTKKAEGASLTQAEIGRDYCNQLFKIEEGLKDLTTEERLSKRLELEKPVLEAFWCWLDNLNYLKGSALGKAVVYAKNQKPNMENYLLDGRCSISNNAAENAIRPFTVGRKNWLFADTPKGANASAAVYSIVETAKANGLNVYTYLEYLLLYMPDTDWRNHPELLDDLMPWSADVQSECKR
- the tnpB gene encoding IS66 family insertion sequence element accessory protein TnpB (TnpB, as the term is used for proteins encoded by IS66 family insertion elements, is considered an accessory protein, since TnpC, encoded by a neighboring gene, is a DDE family transposase.) — its product is MLGDITIAKDIYIACGYTDMRKSIDGLAAVVQEQFHLNPFTPSLYLFCGKRRDRIKCLLWEGDGFCLLYKRLENGSFRWPRSEEDVKPITWQQFRWLMEGLELEQKTVILPAKPASFC